TCCGGTACGTCGTGCTCGCGCAGGTAGCGCGCCATCGCCACGCCCTCGGGGATGTCCTCACCCGGTCCCTGGCCGCCGCTGACGACGATCTTCACATCGGGATTGGTACGACGCTCAGCCAGGAACGTCTCCCGCGCCGTATCGAGGCGGCTGGCCAGCAGCGGCGGCACGCGCTCGCCCATCAGCCCGGAGCCCAGCGCGACCACGTAGTCGACGCCAGGCCGGTAGCCGACGCGGCGGTAGATCAGCGAGTAGGCGAAGTAGGCGACGAAGAGGAACCCGAAGTAGCCGACGATCATCGTCATCGCGACAAAGAGGCTCTGCACGATCCACGGCAGCTGCGGACGGCTGAGCACCAGCAGCGCAATGAGCAGGTAGCCAATGATCGCGCCACCGACGACCAGCGACAGCAAATTGGCGAGGCTCTTGCCTTCGCGGCGCAGCATCTGGACGCCGTTGATGATCAGGAAGATCGCCAGTATGGCGGCAAAAGCCGGCACCGCGAGCACCACCAGCATGAACGCGACCTCGGCGCCCACCGGCCGACGCTGCCCGGCCTCGACGAGCAGCGCGAGCCCGCCGAAGCAGAGCGCCAGCAGCAGATAGACGCCGTTGCGAGTACGCCGACGGTCACGCCAGAAGCCGTACGCAAAAAGCGCGGCAAAGACCGCCGCCGCGATCCCGAGGAACCACGTCACCGCTCGCGCCCCTTCGCCGCGACCGTGCGCGGCGTTACTTCGACAGCGACGTACCCGCCGACAGCAGGTTTTCGCACGCCTCGACGACGCGCGCGCTCATCGCGGCCTCGGCGAGCTTCATGTAGGAGCGCGGGTCGTAGACCTTCTTGTTGCCGACGTCGCCGTCGACCTTGAGCACGCCGTCGTAGTTGGTGAACATGTGCCCGGCGATCGGTCGGGTGAAGGCGTACTGGGTGTCGGTGTCGATGTTCATCTTGACCACGCCGTACGACAGCGCCTCACGGATCTCCTCCAGCAGCGAGCCCGAGCCCCCGTGGAAGACCAGGTCGAACGGCTTGTCACCGGTGCCGAGCTTGGCCGCGACGACCTCCTGGCCGGTCTTGAGTACGTCGGGGCGCAGCTTGACGTTGCCGGGCTTGTAGACGCCGTGCACGTTGCCGAAGGTGGCCGCGAGCAGGTAGCGACCCTTGTCGCCGGTGCCGAGCGCCTCGGCGGTCTTCAGGTAGTCGTCATCGGTTGTGTAGAGCTTCTCGTTGATCGCGTTTTCGACGCCGTCTTCCTCGCCGCCGACCACGCCGACCTCGACCTCGAGGATGATGTTGGCCTTCTGGCACTCGGCGAGCAGCTCCTGGGCGATCTGCAGGTTTTCCTCGAGCGGTACGGCGCTGCCGTCCCACATGTGCGACTGAAACAGTGGGTTGCCGCCGTCGGCGACACGCTCCTGGGAGATCTTGATCAACGGGCGGACGTAGCCGTCGAGCTTGTCCTTGGGGCAGTGGTCGGTGTGCAGAGCGATGTTGACGTCGTACTCGGCCGCGACGACGTGCGCGAACTCCGCGAGCGCGACGGCGCCGGTGACCATGTCCTTCACACCCAGCCCGGAGCCGAACTCCGCGCCACCGGTCGAGACCTGGATGATGCCGTCGGAACCGGCGTCGGCGAAGCCCTTGATCGCGGCGTTGATGGTCTCCGACGAGGTGATGTTGATGGCCGGGTAGGCGAAGCCCTGCTCCTTAGCGCGGTCCAGCATCTGCGCGTAGATCTCGGGGGTTGCGATGGGCATGAGGGCTCCTTCGTCGGCGGTCACTGCACGTTAAGCGATGTCGTTGCCCCACATTATGGACGGTCGGCCCTGCGCGTTGGTACGTCGGTGGTGCCGTCTCGCGACGGAATTGAGCGCGCGAAGTTGTCCACAGGCCCGCGTGTCATCCACTTTGGTGCATTTGGGGCCGGCCTGATGTGGGTCGCGCTCGCCAGTCTGAGCGCATGAAGCTGCAGTCCTCACGCATCGAACCGACCGAGCGGGCCGAGCGGGCCGAGCGGGCCGAGCAGACGGCGGCGAGTACGGCGCTCGTCGTCACCGCCGACGAGCGGCTGCGCGAGCGGGTGCACCGAATCCTCGCCGCGACCGGCCGCGCGATGCTCAGCGCGACGGCGGCCGAAGCCGACGAACGCTGGAGCGAGGCCGACGTCGTACTCGTCGATGTCGCCTCGGCTGCGGCGGTCGCTGACCTCGACCCGCCGCGGAGAGAGCGGGTCTACCTCATCAGCGACGGTCCGGTCCCTGAGTCCGCGTGGCGGGAGTGCGTCGCGATCGGGGGCCTGGACGCGGTCGATCTCGATGAGCACGCGCACTGGCTCGTCGAGCAGATCAGCGCGCCCGCGCGGCCGGTCGCGCACGGTCGCGTGCTGGGAGTGACCGGCGCCTGTGGCGGCGTCGGTGCGTCGACGACGACGGCCGCCCTCGCTCTCGCCGCAACGCAGGTTGAGCTGAAGGTGCTGGTCGTCGACGCCGACGAGCGCGGCGGGCAGCTCGACCTCCTGCTCGACGGGGCGCACCCCGGGCTGGGGTGGGGTGATCTGCAGCAGCTCACCGGTCGCGTCAGCGGCGAGGCGCTACGTTCGGCGATCACCACCTTCGGTGATATTCCGGTCGTCACGACGGGGCGCGAGCAACCGCCGTGCGAGATCCCGTTTGACGCACTGCGCACGGTGGTCGCAGCGGGCGCCGGCGCGTTTGACCTGACCTTGCTCGACGTCCCGGCGTACGCCGACATCGCCGACATAGCAGCGATCTGTGACCTTCTCGCCGTCGTGACGACCTCGGACGCCCGCGGCGGACTGAGCCTGCGGCGCTGGCGCGAACGTCACGAGGAGCTCGACGCGATCGTCGCAGCCCGCACGCCGCACCGCCATTGTCTGCCCACCGACGCGTTCACCGACCTCGCCGGTGACAGCGCGGACGTCGTATGGCTCAGCGAGATCCGGCGCTCGGCGGAGCGGTTCGGGCGGTCGCGGCCCGGCGTGGTGCCCCGCGATCGGATCGTCGATGACGCAGTCTCTCTCATCACCGTGGTCGGGCTGTGATGAACCCGCGCTTTGCCGGCACCATCGAGGAAGTACGCCGCGAGCTCGCTGCCGACCCCGAGCGCGCGACGCCTGAGCAGATCGCCGACCTCGTGCGATCGCACACGCATGGGCTGATCAGCGACCGAGACCTCTACGACGTACTCAGCGCGACGCACGCGGAGGTGGGCGGCGCGGGGCCGCTAGAGCCGCTGCTCGGCGACCCACAGGTGACCGACGTACTCGTCAACGGACCGCGTTCGGTCTGGGTCGACCGAGGCGCCGGACTCGAGCGCACGTCGGTCGACCTCGGCGACGACGACGCCGTGCGGACGCTCGCCCAACGCCTCGCCGCCCGCGCAGGGCGGCGGCTCGATGGCGCAAATCCGTGGGTTGACGTCACGCTGCCCGACGGCGGCCGGCTGCATGCCGTCATCTCCCCGATCAGCTCGGCTGGAGCGCTGATCTCGGTGCGCACCATGCGCCGTCGCCAGCTCGGCCTCGACGCACTCGTGGCCGGCGGGCTGCCTGCAGAGGTCGTCGATCTGCTCGTCGAGATCGTGCGCTCGCGCCTGTCGTTTCTGGTGTGCGGCGGCACCGGCTCGGGCAAGACGACGCTGCTGTCGATGTTGCTGGAGTACGCCGATCCGGCCGAACGCGTGCTCGTGGTCGAAGACGCCGACGAGCTGCGTCCGGATCATCCGCACACCGTCAAGCTGCTGTCGCGCCCACCCAATATCGAAGGCAGTGGCGAGATCACCCTGCGTACGTTGGTCCGCCAGTCGCTGCGGATGCGCCCGGACCGGGTCGTCGTCGGCGAGGTGCGCGGCCCGGAGATCGTCGAGCTGCTGATGGCGCTCAACACCGGACATCGCGGCGGTGCGGGCACGATCCACGCCAACGGCGTCCACGACGTGCCGGCGCGCATCGTCGCGCTCGCCTCGCTCGCTGACCTGTCGCCGGCTGCAGTCACGGTTCAGATGAGCGCGGCGCTTGACGTGCTGGTGCACGTCGACCGCGGACCGGACGGAGTACGCCGGGTCGCTGAGATCGCGGTTATTGCTGAAGAACACGGCCGACCGCTCGTGCGCACGGTGTGGGATCTGCGGGACGGGTTCACCGCTGATGCCGCGCTGCTCGATGCCCGGCTCACTGGGGGTATCGGCTCGTGACGGCGGCGAGCCAGGCTTGGGCGCTGGGTGGTTCGCGGATGGGGGCTCTCGGCGACAGCCAGCTGTGGACTCTCAGCGACAACCGGATGTGGGCCCTCGTCGCGGCGCTCGGCGCGTGCGCGATCGCTCTCTGGCCGGGGCGCACGGTCCGGGCAGCGGCCCGTCGTCCGAGAGCACGCTCGCTGCTCTCCACAGCGCGGCTGACCCGACCGCACACCAAGCGCGCCGCGATCGTCGCCGGTGCTGGGCTCGGAGCCGCGGGCGGCCTGTTTGCCGGGCCGCTGCCGGCGCTCGCCCTCGCCATCGCGGGATCGACCGCGGCACAGGCGATCTTCGGCGCCCTGCAGGCACGGTCCCTCGGCGCTCGCCGCGCGGCAGACGTCGAGACGTTGCAGTCGCTGGCCGACGAGCTACGGGCCGGGCAAGACATCGCGGCAGCGATGACGGTCGCCGGTGACTCTGCAGACAGCGCGCTCGCCCCGGGACTTCGGGCGGCAGGTGCCGCCGTCCGGTTCGGCGCCGACCCGGGACCGCTGCTCACCACCGAGTCCGACAGCCCGCACGCCACCCGACTTGCGGCGCTCTACTCGCTCGCGCAGGCGCGCGGCGTACCCCTCGCCGACGCCGTCGACGACCTGGCCGCCCTGGGACGCGCCCAGCTTGCCGCAGAACGCCGCATGCGTTCCCTGCTGGCCGGCCCCAACGCGACCGCAGTGCTGCTCTGCCTGCTGCCGGTCTTCGGTTTGGTGATGGGCGAGGCGATCGGCGCGTCGCCGATCGCCTACCTGACCGGCTCGATCGGCGGCGGCCTCGTGTTGATCGCCGGGGTCGTGCTCGCCAGCGTCGGCGCGCTCTGGACCCAGGCGCTGGTCGCTCGCGCGCGAGGTGCCGGATGAGTGCCGTCGCGTTGTTCTTGCTCGGGGCGGCCCTGTGGGCGCTGCCCGGCGTACGTCGCACCGCGCTCCCGCTCGGCCCCTCGCTGCCTGTCGCGACACGGTCCTCACGGTCGCGCTCGATACCCAAACCCATGCTGGCAGGACTGCTCGGACTCGCCGTCGCACTCACTGTCGGCGGGACCGGCGGTGCGGTGGCGGGGACGGTCGCGGCCGCGATTGCACTTTTGTTGCTTCGGCGCAGTGCGTCGGCAGCCGCCGCGCAGGCCGCGCGCGACCAGCCGGATCTCGATGGCGCGCTCACTGTGGCAGCGCTGCTGCTGCGGTCGGGTTCGCCGCCGGCGCAGGCGATGGTCGATGCCACTCGCGTATTTCCTATCCCGGCAGCAGCCACGTTTGCCAAGACTCAACGGCTCATCGCCCTCGGTCACCCACCGGTGCGCGCCTGGCAAGAGGCGGCGCGCGACTCCGCCATCCGGCCCATCGCGTCGGCGGCGGTGCGGTCGAGCGCGTCGGGCGCAGCGCTCGCCGAGGCGTGGAGCGCACTCGCTCGCCAGGCACGTGCCGATCGCGAGTCACGCGCCGAGGTGCGCGCCCAACGCACCGGGATCGCCGTACTCGCCCCGCTCGGGCTGTGCTTCCTCCCGGCCTTTGTGTGTATTGGCGTCGTCCCGATCGTCGTCGGGCTGGCCGGCGACATCTTCGGCTGAACCGCTTGAGCGGGCCACCACTTGTCCTATCCACCATTCCTATCCATTACCGAAAGGGGCACCACATGACACAGCGAATGCTCGCCTGGTCACGCCGGATCCGGCACGTCTACCTGCTACTGGTCGGCGTACTGCTCGCGCCACTTCGCGGCCGGCACCGGGAGGCGGGGATGACCACGGCCGAGTACGCCGTCGGGACGATCGCAGCAGCGGCGTTTGCCGCGATCCTCTACCAGGTCGTCACCGGCGACTCGATCGTCAGTGCACTTGGAAACCTGATCGCCAGGGCGCTGGCGTCGCTATGACCCGGCGGCAACGGTGACCAGGCGCTGGCGGCGCGAGCACGGGATGGTGACCGCCGAGCTGGCGGTCGCCATCCCGGCGGCGGTGTTCGTAGTCGCCGCGCTCGTGGCGGGCGTGGTCGGCGTCGGCGGACAGCTGCGGTGCATCGACGCCGCCCGCGAGGCCGCTCGAGCCGCAGCACGCGGTGAGTCTGACGCAGTGGTGCAGCAGATCGCAGCCGAGGTCGCGCCCGACGGTGCGACGGTCACGATCAGCGGCGGCGACGACACCGTGACCGTGGTGGTGCGAGCGACGTACTCACCGCTCGGTGGCCGGCTGGGTGAGTTCACGTTGGTCGGTGAGGCGACCGCACGCCGTGAGCCGACCGCCGGTGGCGGCGCGGACGAAGGGCCAGCACCGTGACTGCCCTCGACACCCAAGCCGACGATCCGGTGTCGGCAGCACAGTTTGCCGACAACCCGATCCCGACGTGGCCGGCAATACCACCGCTGCCGCCGGACAAGAGGTGGCTGCTCACGCCGGTGCACGTCGTCGACGCGCCCTGGCCGGTCGCCGAGCCTCCGGACTCCGGCGAGTTGCGGCAGCCGACGAAGAGGCCTCGACGTGGCGTCATCGACGACGAGCGCGGGAGCTCGACGGTGATCGTTGCCGGTTTGATCGCGCTGCTGTGCATCGTCGGGGTTGCGGTCCTGACGATCGGGATGGCGCGCGCGGCGCGGCATCAGGCCGATGCCGCAGCGGACCTTGCGGCGTTGGCGGCGGCGAGCGCACTGCTCGACGGATCGGCCGAGCCGTGCACTGCGGCAAACGAGGTGGCGGCACGCAACGGCGCCACCTTGGCTGGCTGCGCGATCGAGGGTCAGACCGTGCGAGTCAACGTGACTGTTGCGGTCAATCTTGGGAGGTGGGGTATCGGACAAGCAGGAGCGCGCGCCCGCGCAGGTCCCGTCGACGTCATGCCGACTGGCTAGCCGATTCAACCGGCCTTGAGCTGCGAACAGCCACCGTGCCGGCCTGTCCGCTCATCAAGCGAGCGCTGCCTCTACGTCAGTCGCTGCGAAGTCGTCGCCGACGTAGAGCAACGGTTCGCCGCTCAGCACAGACAGCGCATACGCGAAGCAGTCGCCGAAGTTGAGCTTCGCGGGGTGGCCGCTGCCGCGGCCGAAGCGCCGATAGGCCGAGCGAGCAACGTGAGCCTGCTCGGCGGTTACCGGCTCAAGATCAATGCCCATCGACTCGATCGTGTTGCCGAAGCCATCGCGATCCAAGCCGGATCGGCTGTCCACAACGATCGCAGCTTCCAGCCAGTTGGCGACCGACATCCGCGATGGCGCATCCAGCAGCGCTTGTGCGATCCGTTCCCATCCGTCCTCGCGCTGGAGCACCGCGAGGACGGCAGAAGCGTCGACGATCACCTCGGCAGCCCGGTCGACTCGTCATAAAGGTCGGCGATTTCTCGCGGGGCCGTGGTCGCAACCGGGGCCGCGAGAAACTGGGCGCTGAACTCCATGATCCGTGCGAGTCGCCGTTCCCTATCGGCCTGATCGGGATCCACGCCGCGCTCACGAAGCAGCAACACGAGAGCTTCCTCTATCGCGCTTGTCAGCGTCCCGCCTGTTACGCGAGCGGCCTCGCGCGCAAGGTCATGGACTCGATCGTTCTTGATGTTCAGGCTCATGGTTGCATTCTACCAATTGGTAGCGGTGTAACTCTACCTTCGCGATTCGCGGCAATCTAATTTGCGTCGGCGCGGATCAGCTCGGCCATCCGTTCACCCACGAGTACGGCGCTCGCAGCTGGCCCGCGGCTCGGCGCGAACGGCAGGATCGACGTGTCTCCGACACGCAACCCGTCGATGCCGTGCACCCGCCCATAACCGTCGACGACAGCACCGGCCTCCGGGTCTGCGCCCATGGCACACGATCCGCACGCGTGGATGGCCGTCGCCAGGTGCGTCCGCGCCCACGCGTCCAGCGCCGCGTCATCCTCAAGCGTCGAGCCATCCAGGTCAGTCACCGAACCCAGCAGCTCGCCGAACGCCGGCGAGCGCAGCAGCTGCACGCCGGCCCGTACGGCCTCACGCATCCGCCTGCGATCATCGACCTGCTCGAGGTAGTGGTAGTCCAGGCGCGGCGCGACGCTCGGGTCAGCGCTCGTGACCGTGATACTCCCCCGCGACTGCGCCCGCTGCACGGCCGCAATCACGGCCAGCTCGTGCTTGTGCGCGAGCTGAGATGCGGTGCGCCGCAGCGACATTCCGGCGATCGAGCGCACCGCGGCGACCGGACGTGCAGCGAGCCGGCGCAGTCCGGCGTACTCGCCGCCGCCGATGCCCAGCAAGGCCGAGGTCGGGCGCAGCAGCGGCATGAGCTCAAGATCGCCGTCGGCCGTCGAGTCAGTCGAGTTGAAGTTGAGCGCCGCCTCCAGGGCCGTCGCCGGTCGCGGCAACCGAGCCCCGCGACGGGTCGTCCACTGCACAAACACCTCGGGGTGATCGCTGAAGCCCTTGCCAACGCCAGGCAGCCCCACCACAACCTCGATCCCCGCAGCCACCAGCTCCTCCGGTGGCCCCAGCCCCGACAGCGCGAGCAGGTGCGGGCTGCCGATCGCCCCCGCGCTCAGCACCACCTCATCGGCCCAGAGACTCTCGCCGCCGACCAGCTCGACACCCGCGGCCCGCGTCCCACGCAGCAGCACCCGGCGCACCTGCGCCTCGCCGCGCACCGCCAGGTTCGGCCGATCGAGATTCGGATAGAGATACGCCATCGCGGTGTTGACCCGGCGTCCGTCGGCGACGTTCATCGGCACCATGCCCACACCGGGGCGCTGCTCGCCGTTCTTGTCGGTCTCATCGACAAAACCGAGCTCGCGGCTAGCGGCAGCAAACGCCGCAGTGATGGGGTGCTGATCGCTCTCGGCACGGCGCACGATCGGCAGCGGGCCGTGAACGCCGTGCCCCGAGAGCCCACCGAAGTCGAGGTCTCGTTCGGCGCGTTCCATCGCCGGCAGGCACTCGTCGTAGGACCACTGAACACCGGCGAGTGCGGCGTACTCGTCGAGGTCGGCGCGGCGCGGGCGCACATAGTAGGCGCCGTTGAGCGCGGTCGATCCGCCGGCGATCCGGCCGCGCGCCACCGTGTAGGCCAGCTCCGGGGTGAGCTGCGCGAGGTAGGACCAGTTGTTGGGGTGCCCGGGTACGGCGCCGGCGAGCGAGGCCGGGTCGAGCAGTTCCCGCGGGAACGCCGCGACGCTCCCCGGCACCGGGCCGGCCTCCAGCAGCAACACCCGACACGAAGGGTCTTCGCTCAGCCGGGCCGCGAGCGGCGCCCCGGAGCCGCCGGCGCCGACCACGATCACGTCGTACCCGGTCACTGTGCCTCCCTGAGCGATTCGGCGAGCAGCCGGAGTACGGCGATCGCGCCGCGCTTGTCGAGCGGGTCGTTGCCGTTGCCGCACTTCGGCGACTGCACGCACGACGGGCAGCCCGATTCGCACTCGCACGCCTCGATCGCCTGCCGCGTCGCTTCCAGCCATTCCAGCGCGCGCTCGAACCCCTGCTCGGCAAACCCGGCGCCACCCGGATGCCCGTCGTAGACAAACACGCTGGGGCGCAGGGTATCTGGGTGCATCGCGGTCGAGACGCCGCCGATGTCCCATCGGTCGCAGGTCGCAATGAGCGGCAACAATCCGATTGCGGCGTGCTCGGCGGCGTGCAGTGCGCCCGGCAGCATCGCCGCCACCTGGTCGGGCGGTCCGAGCGCGTCGACCGCCTCCTGCGACAGCGTCCACAGCATCGCTCGGGTGCGCAGCTGGCGCACTGGCAGATCGAGCGCGGTCTGGTCGATGACCTCGCTCGTGCTCGGGTTGCGTCGTTGGAACGAGACGACCTGGCTGCTCACCTCGACGTCGACGAAGTGCACGTCGGCGCGCGGCGTACTCCGCGAACGCAGCACCTCGACCAGCCGGATGTCGGTGTGCTCCTGGGAGTACGTCGTGTAGGGCGGGTCCTCGCTGTGCATGAACGCCGCGCTTTCGTCGTGGTCGAGCTCGTCGACCAGCCAGGTGTCTCCGCGGTGCAGGTAGACCGCGCCAGGGTGCACGGTGCTGTCGGCCGCCGAGGCGTCGATCGTGCCGATGAGCTGGCCGGTGTCGCTCTCGACGAGCGCGACGGTCGACCCGCTGCCGCGAATGTCGAGGGACGGCGGTTCGAGCTCGCTGTAGAACCAGCCCGCGGGGCGGCGGCGTACGACGCGCTGCTCGGCGAGCTCGTCGAGCACCTCACGCGCGGTCTCGCCGCCAAACAGCTCGTCGATCTCGCGGTCGGTCAGGGGCAGCTCGTAGGCGGCGCAGGCGAGCTGCGGCGCGAGCACATAGCGGTTGTCGGGGTCGATCACCGTCGCCTCGACCGGCCGGTCGAAGATCGCCTCCTGATGGTGGGTCAGGTAGGTGTCAAGCGGGTCGTCGCGGGCGACGAACACCGCGAGCGCGTCGTCGCGCCGGCGCCCCGCGCGACCGACCTGCTGCCACAGACTTGCCAGCGTGCCAGGGAATCCCGCGACGACCACCGCGTCGAGTCCGGCGATATCGATGCCGAGCTCGAGAGCGGTCGTGGCCGCTGCACCGAGCAACTCGCCGGACGACAAGGCCCGTTCGAGCGCCCGACGCTCGTCGGGCAGATAGCCCGCGCGGTACGCCGCGATCCGGCTGGCCAGCTCGCCTGCGCCGGCCTCGCGAAGGTGGTCTTGCGCGCTCAGCGTGACGATCTCGGCGGCGCGGCGTGAGCGCACAAACACCAGGGTGCGGCGCCCCTCGATGATCAAGTCAGCCAGCAGCCGTGCCGCCTCGGCCGTCGCGGTACGCCGGATCGGTGCGTCGTGCTCGCCCTTGAGCTCGGTCAACGGCGGCTCCCAGAGCGCAAAAGTACGCCGTCCGCGGGGAGCGCGAGCGCCGGTGACCGGCGTACACGACACACCGGTCAGCACCGAGGCGGCCTCGCCGGGGTTGCGCGCGGTTGCTGAGGCGAGGATGAAGGTCGGCTCGGCGCCGTACTTTGCGCACAGTCGGCGCAGCCGCCGGATCACGTGGGCGACGTGTGAGCCGAAGACTCCCCGATATATGTGGCATTCGTCGATCACGACGTAACGCAGACGACGTAGCAGCATGTGCCACTGGCCGTGTCGAGGCAGGATTCCCTTGCTGAGCATGTCGGGGTTGGTGAAGATCCACCGTGAGTGCTCGCGCGCCCACTGCCGGTCGTCGGGGCTGGTGTCGCCGTCGTACGCCGCCGCCCGGATCCCGTGGGCGCCGCCCGGATCGACGTCGAGCTCGCCGATCGCGCGCAGTTGGTCGTGCCCGAGCGCTTTGGTCGGCGAGATATAGAGGGCTTTCGATTTAGGGTCGTCAAGGAGCTCGGAGAGCACCGGCAGCTGGTAGCCCAGTGACTTGCCGGTCGCCGTACCCGTCGCAATCACCACCGAGTCACCCGCGCGCGCCAGCTCAGCGGCTTCGACTTGGTGCTCCCA
The nucleotide sequence above comes from Epidermidibacterium keratini. Encoded proteins:
- a CDS encoding DEAD/DEAH box helicase, whose translation is MTAVPWTESFLASVTTASDSPITHVEDLPPVAEAHAVWPEWVPETLRDAYQNRGIKQPWEHQVEAAELARAGDSVVIATGTATGKSLGYQLPVLSELLDDPKSKALYISPTKALGHDQLRAIGELDVDPGGAHGIRAAAYDGDTSPDDRQWAREHSRWIFTNPDMLSKGILPRHGQWHMLLRRLRYVVIDECHIYRGVFGSHVAHVIRRLRRLCAKYGAEPTFILASATARNPGEAASVLTGVSCTPVTGARAPRGRRTFALWEPPLTELKGEHDAPIRRTATAEAARLLADLIIEGRRTLVFVRSRRAAEIVTLSAQDHLREAGAGELASRIAAYRAGYLPDERRALERALSSGELLGAAATTALELGIDIAGLDAVVVAGFPGTLASLWQQVGRAGRRRDDALAVFVARDDPLDTYLTHHQEAIFDRPVEATVIDPDNRYVLAPQLACAAYELPLTDREIDELFGGETAREVLDELAEQRVVRRRPAGWFYSELEPPSLDIRGSGSTVALVESDTGQLIGTIDASAADSTVHPGAVYLHRGDTWLVDELDHDESAAFMHSEDPPYTTYSQEHTDIRLVEVLRSRSTPRADVHFVDVEVSSQVVSFQRRNPSTSEVIDQTALDLPVRQLRTRAMLWTLSQEAVDALGPPDQVAAMLPGALHAAEHAAIGLLPLIATCDRWDIGGVSTAMHPDTLRPSVFVYDGHPGGAGFAEQGFERALEWLEATRQAIEACECESGCPSCVQSPKCGNGNDPLDKRGAIAVLRLLAESLREAQ